One segment of Thermonema lapsum DNA contains the following:
- the prmA gene encoding 50S ribosomal protein L11 methyltransferase, protein MEYIEVNLKAPVECYDRLVAALSFIDYEGFVEEEQQLKAYIPVSSWSPERLQEVLQQFEGIEYTIAKLPDVNWNEVWERSYEPVWIEGACFIRASFHESAPQAAYEIVITPKMAFGTGHHPTTGLMLAWQMELSQQGKKVLDAGCGTAILSIMAEKRGARHVDAYDIDDWAVDNAIENVYLNRCKKIFVQKGTIRSVQLDASPYDLILANINRNVLLDEMPDYARHLVTEGDLLLSGFLVQDVPLIRSAAEANGLEFVALKQKDGWVSVHFTKKQEA, encoded by the coding sequence ATGGAGTACATAGAAGTAAACTTGAAAGCGCCTGTTGAGTGCTATGACCGCTTAGTGGCAGCGCTTTCTTTTATTGATTATGAGGGCTTTGTAGAAGAAGAGCAGCAACTGAAAGCCTATATCCCTGTGAGTAGCTGGTCGCCCGAGCGCTTGCAGGAGGTACTCCAGCAGTTCGAAGGAATAGAATATACCATTGCCAAACTGCCCGATGTCAATTGGAATGAAGTATGGGAACGCAGCTATGAGCCTGTATGGATAGAAGGAGCTTGTTTTATCCGTGCCAGCTTTCACGAGTCAGCGCCACAGGCAGCCTATGAAATTGTGATTACCCCCAAAATGGCGTTTGGCACAGGGCATCATCCCACCACAGGGCTGATGCTTGCTTGGCAGATGGAGCTGTCGCAACAAGGCAAAAAAGTGTTGGATGCAGGTTGTGGCACCGCCATCCTTTCTATTATGGCAGAGAAAAGAGGGGCTCGGCATGTAGATGCTTATGATATTGACGACTGGGCAGTGGACAATGCCATTGAAAATGTGTATCTTAACCGTTGCAAGAAAATTTTCGTACAAAAAGGCACCATCAGGAGCGTTCAACTGGATGCTTCACCTTATGACCTTATTTTGGCAAACATCAATCGCAATGTGCTGTTGGATGAAATGCCTGATTATGCCCGTCATCTGGTTACAGAAGGGGATTTGTTGTTGAGTGGCTTTTTGGTACAAGATGTACCGTTGATTCGGTCGGCAGCCGAAGCAAATGGCTTGGAGTTTGTGGCGTTAAAGCAGAAGGATGGGTGGGTAAGTGTCCATTTTACCAAAAAACAAGAAGCCTGA